A DNA window from Pseudomonas tohonis contains the following coding sequences:
- the pdxH gene encoding pyridoxamine 5'-phosphate oxidase, with protein sequence MTQTLADMRRDYTRDGLSEAQAPEEPFALFQQWFGDAVKTEQLPVEPNAMTLATVDADGRPHCRVLLLKGLDARGFTFFSNYESAKGEQLAARPFAAMTFFWPSLERQVRIEGRVERVTPEESDAYFQVRPLGSRIGAWASPQSRVIADRAELEQLLAETERRFLNLAPTCPPHWGGYRLLPERVEFWQGRPSRLHDRLNYRLVDGRWMFERLAP encoded by the coding sequence ATGACCCAGACCCTCGCCGACATGCGCCGCGACTACACCCGCGACGGCCTCAGCGAAGCCCAGGCTCCCGAGGAGCCCTTCGCCCTCTTCCAGCAGTGGTTCGGCGATGCGGTGAAGACCGAGCAGCTGCCGGTCGAGCCCAACGCCATGACCCTGGCGACCGTCGATGCCGACGGTCGACCGCACTGCCGGGTGCTCCTGCTCAAGGGGCTCGATGCGCGCGGCTTCACCTTCTTCAGCAATTATGAGAGCGCCAAGGGCGAGCAGCTCGCGGCCCGTCCCTTCGCCGCCATGACCTTCTTCTGGCCCAGCCTGGAGCGGCAGGTACGCATCGAGGGCCGTGTCGAGCGGGTCACCCCGGAAGAGTCCGATGCCTATTTCCAGGTGCGCCCCCTGGGCAGCCGCATCGGCGCCTGGGCCTCGCCGCAGAGCCGGGTGATCGCCGACCGTGCCGAGCTGGAGCAGCTCCTCGCCGAGACCGAGCGGCGCTTCCTCAACCTGGCGCCCACCTGCCCGCCGCACTGGGGCGGCTACCGCCTGCTGCCCGAACGCGTCGAGTTCTGGCAAGGCCGTCCGAGCCGCCTGCACGACCGCCTCAACTACCGCCTCGTCGACGGCCGGTGGATGTTCGAACGCCTCGCCCCCTGA
- a CDS encoding DUF1145 domain-containing protein, whose protein sequence is MKLFLGVGKLVALVFWLAVLANLIEPFAKPFASLLNAVAALVLGLHLLELVVCNGQLRTRPRPWNDRLQLLLFGVFHLLGLPRSEGGRQHA, encoded by the coding sequence ATGAAACTTTTCCTGGGGGTGGGCAAGCTGGTTGCCCTGGTGTTCTGGCTGGCGGTGCTGGCCAATCTGATCGAACCTTTCGCCAAACCGTTCGCGTCCCTGCTCAACGCCGTCGCCGCCCTGGTGCTCGGCCTGCACCTGCTGGAGCTGGTGGTGTGCAACGGGCAGTTGCGCACTCGCCCGCGCCCCTGGAACGACCGCCTGCAACTGCTGCTGTTCGGCGTCTTCCACCTGCTCGGCCTGCCCCGTTCCGAGGGAGGTCGCCAGCATGCGTAA
- the dinG gene encoding ATP-dependent DNA helicase DinG produces the protein MLSTELKSQIQGAYSRFLEAKGLKARYGQRLMIAEVAKVLGAIKADDEGHRDGEPAVVAVEAGTGTGKTVAYSLAAIPSAKAAGKRLVIATATVALQEQIVHKDLPDLIRNSGLNFSFALAKGRGRYLCLSKLDMLLQDGQAQSATAQLFADEGFRIDVDESGQKLLNQMIEKLAGNRWDGDRDSWPEAIEDQDWARVTTDHSQCTKRHCPNFQQCAFYKAREGMTKVDVIVTNHDMVLADLALGGGAVLPDPRETVYVFDEGHHLPDKAIGHFAHFTRLRSTADWLETVAKNLTKLLAQHPLPGDLGRLIENVPELAREIRGQQQFMFTACEEVADFRAGEDMEGRERPRHRFEAGVVPEHLIEMGIELKKGFAKLNDVFTRLTELLKEAMDGEGSVGIASHQAEEWYPLFGSLQTRAQGNWELWTAFTAEDPEESPPMARWLTLAEFGSAYDIEVNASPILAAETLRRNLWNVAYGALVTSATLTALGTFDRYRMRAGLPKKAVTAVVPSPFHHADAGVLKVPDLKADPRDAAAHTAAIIRDLPQLVEGSRGTLVLYASRKQMQEVFDGLDRDWRKRVLIQGNLSKQETLNKHKQRVDEGETSVLFGLASFAEGVDLPGAYCEHVVIAKIPFAVPDDPVEAALSEWIEARGGNPFMEIAVPDASLRLVQACGRLLRTESDRGTITLLDRRVVTQRYGKAILNALPPFRREIG, from the coding sequence ATGCTCAGCACCGAACTCAAGTCCCAGATCCAGGGCGCCTATTCCCGTTTCCTCGAAGCCAAGGGGCTCAAGGCCCGCTACGGCCAGCGCCTGATGATCGCCGAAGTGGCCAAGGTGCTGGGCGCCATCAAGGCCGACGACGAGGGCCATCGCGATGGCGAGCCCGCCGTGGTCGCGGTGGAGGCGGGAACCGGTACCGGCAAGACGGTCGCCTACAGCCTGGCGGCCATTCCCTCGGCCAAGGCCGCCGGGAAGCGCCTGGTGATCGCCACCGCCACCGTGGCGCTGCAGGAGCAGATCGTCCACAAGGACCTGCCCGACCTGATCCGCAACAGCGGGCTCAATTTCAGCTTCGCCCTGGCCAAGGGGCGGGGTCGCTACCTGTGCCTGTCCAAGCTCGACATGCTGCTGCAGGACGGCCAGGCGCAGAGCGCCACCGCGCAGCTGTTCGCCGACGAGGGCTTTCGCATCGACGTCGACGAGAGCGGGCAGAAGCTGCTCAACCAGATGATCGAGAAGCTCGCCGGCAACCGCTGGGACGGCGACCGCGACTCCTGGCCCGAGGCGATCGAGGATCAGGACTGGGCGCGCGTCACCACCGATCACAGCCAGTGCACCAAGCGCCACTGCCCCAACTTCCAGCAGTGCGCCTTCTACAAGGCGCGCGAGGGCATGACCAAGGTCGACGTGATCGTCACCAACCACGACATGGTCCTGGCCGACCTGGCCCTGGGCGGCGGCGCCGTGCTGCCGGACCCGCGCGAGACCGTCTACGTGTTCGACGAGGGCCATCACCTGCCGGACAAGGCCATCGGCCACTTCGCCCATTTCACCCGCCTGCGTTCCACCGCCGACTGGCTGGAGACGGTGGCCAAGAACCTCACCAAGCTGCTCGCCCAGCACCCGCTGCCGGGCGACCTCGGCCGCCTGATCGAGAACGTGCCGGAGCTGGCGCGGGAGATCCGCGGCCAGCAGCAGTTCATGTTCACCGCCTGCGAGGAGGTCGCCGACTTCCGCGCCGGCGAGGACATGGAAGGGCGCGAGCGCCCGCGCCATCGTTTCGAGGCCGGCGTGGTCCCCGAGCACCTGATCGAGATGGGTATCGAGCTGAAGAAGGGCTTCGCCAAGCTCAACGACGTCTTCACCCGCCTCACCGAGCTGCTCAAGGAAGCCATGGACGGGGAGGGCAGCGTCGGCATCGCCAGCCACCAGGCCGAGGAGTGGTACCCGCTGTTCGGCAGCCTGCAGACCCGCGCCCAGGGCAACTGGGAGCTGTGGACCGCCTTCACCGCCGAGGACCCGGAGGAGAGCCCGCCCATGGCACGCTGGCTGACCCTCGCCGAGTTCGGCTCGGCCTATGACATCGAGGTCAACGCCAGCCCGATCCTCGCCGCCGAGACCCTGCGGCGGAACCTGTGGAACGTCGCCTATGGCGCCCTGGTCACCTCCGCCACGCTCACCGCGCTCGGCACCTTCGACCGCTACCGCATGCGCGCGGGCCTGCCGAAGAAGGCCGTCACCGCCGTGGTGCCCAGCCCCTTCCACCATGCCGACGCGGGCGTGCTCAAGGTGCCGGACCTCAAGGCCGACCCCCGCGATGCCGCAGCCCACACCGCCGCGATCATCCGCGACCTGCCGCAACTGGTCGAAGGCTCGCGCGGCACCCTGGTGCTCTACGCCTCGCGCAAGCAGATGCAGGAGGTCTTCGACGGCCTCGACCGCGACTGGCGCAAGCGCGTGCTCATCCAGGGCAACCTGTCCAAGCAGGAGACCCTGAACAAGCACAAGCAGCGGGTGGACGAGGGCGAGACCAGCGTGCTGTTCGGGCTGGCCAGCTTCGCCGAGGGTGTCGACCTGCCCGGCGCGTACTGCGAGCACGTCGTCATCGCCAAGATCCCCTTCGCCGTGCCCGATGACCCGGTGGAAGCGGCGCTGTCGGAGTGGATCGAGGCGCGCGGCGGCAACCCCTTCATGGAGATCGCCGTGCCCGATGCATCGCTGCGCCTGGTGCAGGCCTGCGGCCGCCTGCTGCGTACGGAATCCGACCGCGGCACCATCACCCTGCTCGACCGGCGGGTCGTGACCCAGCGCTACGGCAAGGCGATTCTCAATGCGCTGCCGCCCTTCCGCCGGGAGATCGGCTGA
- a CDS encoding beta-agarase, translating into MSSRTKPALLLPILLAIGGLSAAAQAETLFNFVRPLDSVTVTTQDAGLPSVTAENTPEGEILRRLNFNQADKPSLRLAPQSGTWDWSKAGAMSLRLQSAMDWALTLDVTIESADGKVVRTRLALPAGPAQTLLVPLTATSPRAHGMRAAPPQPWVRDGKRYLLATEVEGELDLTKVSAVTLSLDHPNAVQSVLLGRFGTAEQSLQDDYYKGLIDGYGQYTRADWPEKIKNDEQLKSAAQQERKQLDEWQKKLPEQDAYGGWLAGPSFEAKGFFRTEKRDGRWYLVTPEGHPFYSLGVNAVTPEHSQTYVEGREAMFTALPKDGEPLAAWYGNGDSRRDTGSTKGRAFDHGRWYDFYGANLERTYGKQDKAAWVDHSIERLKAWGFNTVGNWSAGEFNTLQRMPYTIPLSIHGDYATISTGLDWWGGMPDPFDPRFAMAAERAIAIAARDHRDDPWLIGYFADNELAWAGPGDDPKSRYALAYGTLRLTTDVPAKRAFLKQLRDKYRNQQGLSQAWGVELPAWELMEDPGFEAPLPNPEHPAIEEDLKRFQRFFADTYFKTIAESMKWHAPNHLLLGGRFAASVPEAVESCAQYCDVLSFNFYTREPQHGYDFEYLRKLDKPLMVTEFHFGSRDRGPFWGGVAEVYKEEERGPAYANFLKKALEEPLIVGAHWFQYLDQPASGRLLDGENGHLGLVGITDRPYDGFVKAVRKANLDVAAQLAKPVEAQPADKPAEKAAAPAPAAKPEAKPAPKPEAKPEAKPVEPKPEAAPAEQPEQSEKPVGKPTDEATPKPDPAPKVETDPAQKQDAPDAS; encoded by the coding sequence ATGTCATCCAGAACCAAACCAGCGCTGCTGCTGCCCATCCTGCTCGCCATCGGTGGCTTGAGCGCGGCGGCACAGGCCGAGACGCTGTTCAACTTCGTACGCCCGCTGGACTCCGTCACCGTCACCACCCAGGACGCCGGCCTGCCCAGCGTGACCGCCGAGAACACGCCCGAGGGCGAGATTCTTCGTCGTCTGAATTTCAACCAGGCCGACAAGCCCAGCCTGCGCCTCGCGCCGCAGAGCGGGACCTGGGACTGGAGCAAGGCCGGGGCCATGAGCTTGCGCCTGCAGAGCGCCATGGACTGGGCCCTGACCCTGGACGTGACCATCGAGAGTGCCGACGGCAAGGTCGTGCGCACCCGCCTGGCCCTGCCCGCCGGCCCGGCGCAGACACTGCTGGTCCCGCTCACCGCCACCTCGCCCCGCGCCCACGGCATGCGCGCCGCGCCGCCGCAGCCCTGGGTCCGCGACGGCAAGCGCTACCTGCTGGCCACCGAAGTGGAGGGCGAACTGGACCTGACCAAGGTCAGCGCCGTGACCCTTTCCCTCGACCACCCCAATGCCGTGCAGAGCGTTTTGCTGGGCCGCTTCGGCACCGCCGAGCAGAGCCTGCAGGACGACTACTACAAGGGCCTGATCGACGGCTACGGGCAGTACACCCGCGCCGACTGGCCGGAGAAGATCAAGAACGACGAGCAGCTCAAGAGCGCCGCCCAGCAGGAGCGCAAGCAGCTCGATGAGTGGCAGAAGAAGCTCCCCGAGCAGGACGCCTACGGTGGCTGGCTGGCCGGCCCGAGCTTCGAGGCCAAGGGGTTCTTCCGCACCGAGAAGCGCGATGGGCGCTGGTACCTGGTGACCCCGGAAGGCCATCCCTTCTATTCCCTGGGCGTCAACGCCGTCACTCCCGAGCACAGCCAGACCTACGTGGAAGGCCGCGAGGCGATGTTCACCGCCCTGCCCAAGGACGGCGAACCCCTGGCCGCCTGGTACGGCAACGGCGACAGCCGCCGCGACACCGGTTCGACCAAGGGACGCGCCTTCGACCACGGTCGCTGGTACGACTTCTATGGCGCCAACCTGGAACGCACCTACGGCAAGCAGGACAAGGCCGCCTGGGTCGACCACAGCATCGAGCGCCTCAAGGCCTGGGGCTTCAACACCGTCGGAAACTGGAGCGCGGGCGAGTTCAACACCCTCCAGCGCATGCCCTACACCATTCCGCTGTCGATCCACGGCGACTACGCCACCATCAGCACCGGCCTCGACTGGTGGGGCGGCATGCCCGACCCGTTCGACCCGCGCTTCGCCATGGCCGCCGAACGGGCCATCGCCATCGCCGCGCGTGATCATCGCGACGACCCCTGGCTGATCGGCTACTTCGCCGACAACGAGCTGGCCTGGGCCGGCCCCGGCGACGATCCGAAATCCCGCTACGCGCTGGCCTACGGCACCCTGCGCCTGACCACCGACGTGCCGGCCAAGCGTGCCTTCCTCAAGCAGCTGCGCGACAAGTACCGCAACCAGCAGGGCCTGTCCCAGGCCTGGGGCGTCGAGCTGCCCGCGTGGGAGCTGATGGAGGACCCGGGCTTCGAGGCGCCGCTGCCGAACCCCGAGCACCCGGCCATCGAGGAAGACCTCAAGCGCTTCCAGCGCTTCTTCGCCGACACCTATTTCAAGACCATCGCCGAGTCGATGAAGTGGCACGCGCCGAACCACCTGCTGCTGGGCGGTCGTTTCGCCGCCAGCGTGCCGGAGGCGGTGGAGTCCTGCGCCCAGTACTGCGATGTGCTGAGCTTCAACTTCTATACCCGCGAACCGCAGCATGGCTACGACTTCGAGTACCTGCGCAAGCTGGACAAGCCGCTGATGGTCACCGAGTTCCACTTCGGTTCCCGCGATCGCGGCCCGTTCTGGGGGGGCGTGGCCGAGGTCTACAAGGAAGAGGAGCGCGGCCCGGCCTACGCCAACTTCCTGAAGAAGGCCCTGGAGGAGCCGCTGATCGTCGGCGCCCACTGGTTCCAGTACCTCGACCAGCCGGCCAGTGGCCGACTGCTCGACGGCGAGAACGGCCACCTCGGCCTGGTGGGTATTACCGACCGTCCCTATGACGGCTTCGTCAAGGCGGTGCGCAAGGCCAACCTGGACGTCGCCGCGCAACTGGCAAAGCCCGTCGAAGCCCAGCCGGCCGACAAGCCGGCGGAGAAGGCCGCGGCACCGGCTCCCGCTGCCAAGCCCGAGGCCAAGCCTGCTCCCAAGCCGGAAGCCAAGCCCGAGGCCAAGCCGGTCGAGCCCAAGCCCGAGGCGGCGCCGGCCGAGCAACCCGAGCAATCGGAGAAGCCCGTCGGCAAGCCCACCGACGAGGCGACGCCCAAGCCCGACCCCGCGCCGAAGGTCGAGACCGACCCCGCGCAGAAGCAGGATGCGCCGGATGCATCCTGA
- a CDS encoding CopD family protein — protein MTPFAALYAVHVLAALVWVGGMFFAWMVLRPAAVQALDAPARLKLWVEVFRRFFLWVWVAVVLLPVSGVGMMHMRFAGFDGAPRYVHIMMGLYIAMLALFLRVNALQLPELRRAIAAEDWPTGGAVLGRIRRLVGINLLLGLFLVAIAAARPNF, from the coding sequence ATGACGCCCTTCGCCGCGCTCTACGCCGTCCACGTCCTCGCCGCCCTGGTGTGGGTCGGCGGCATGTTCTTCGCCTGGATGGTGCTGCGCCCCGCCGCGGTCCAGGCGCTCGATGCGCCGGCACGGCTGAAGCTCTGGGTCGAGGTGTTCCGCCGCTTCTTCCTCTGGGTCTGGGTGGCGGTGGTCCTGCTGCCGGTGAGCGGCGTGGGCATGATGCACATGCGCTTCGCCGGCTTCGACGGCGCGCCGCGCTACGTCCACATCATGATGGGGCTGTACATCGCCATGCTGGCGCTGTTCCTGCGGGTCAACGCCCTGCAGCTGCCGGAGCTGCGCCGCGCGATAGCGGCCGAGGATTGGCCGACCGGCGGCGCGGTGCTGGGTCGCATCCGCCGCCTGGTGGGCATCAACCTGCTGCTGGGCCTGTTCCTGGTGGCGATCGCCGCGGCACGTCCGAACTTCTGA
- a CDS encoding OmpA family protein, with protein sequence MSITRTAIPLLLVSTLLTGCAGLQKTDWPKCAAVGGVGGAALGAIESSSWAGWGALIGGGMAAGYCWVHGDGDEDGDGVPDSRDKCPGTPPGVQVDANGCPPAPVVEERVEEVVVVEDETIVVRDLLFAFDSATLDPADKAKLDTIASRLRNEAPTAKLTITGHTDSVGADSYNQKLSEKRAHSVTDYLVSTGVPKGSIVGVSGAGESQPVADNGTADGRALNRRVEILIDR encoded by the coding sequence ATGAGCATCACAAGGACAGCAATACCCTTGCTACTTGTGTCGACTCTGCTGACCGGTTGCGCCGGCCTGCAGAAGACCGACTGGCCCAAGTGTGCAGCAGTAGGCGGTGTAGGCGGTGCAGCGTTGGGTGCGATCGAAAGCAGTTCCTGGGCAGGCTGGGGCGCGTTGATCGGCGGCGGCATGGCTGCCGGCTACTGCTGGGTCCATGGCGACGGCGACGAGGATGGCGATGGTGTGCCTGACAGTCGCGACAAGTGCCCGGGCACTCCGCCGGGCGTGCAGGTGGATGCGAACGGTTGCCCGCCCGCGCCGGTCGTGGAAGAACGGGTCGAGGAAGTGGTCGTGGTCGAGGACGAGACCATTGTCGTGCGCGACCTGCTGTTCGCCTTCGACTCCGCGACGCTGGACCCGGCCGACAAGGCCAAGCTGGACACCATCGCCAGCCGCCTGCGCAACGAAGCCCCGACCGCCAAGCTGACCATCACCGGTCACACCGACAGCGTCGGCGCCGACAGCTACAACCAGAAACTCTCCGAGAAGCGCGCCCACTCCGTGACGGACTACCTGGTCTCGACCGGCGTACCCAAGGGCAGCATCGTCGGCGTCAGCGGCGCGGGCGAAAGCCAGCCGGTCGCCGACAACGGCACGGCCGACGGTCGCGCGCTGAACCGCAGGGTGGAAATCCTGATCGACCGCTGA
- a CDS encoding sugar diacid recognition domain-containing protein: MLELDSTLAQHIVDRAMAILPHNINVMDAQGMIIGSGDPLRIHTRHEGAQLVLANRRVVEIDEQAAACLRGVRPGVNLPLFHAERLIGVLGITGEPDTVRPYAELVRMAAEMLVEQRQLQAERHWQRHQLDAWLNQLADPRTDLVQLAAEAERIGLQLPWRQQVCVLELMEEGDPAERRARVLDGLARQGMLGAALSARELICCRPYSAERDDDTWLAQADERGWGIARLCISDPQAGIGDLREAALATRSLHAFARACRAQQRIFHLEEHRLSTLLFSQRSNWLLRRWLGPLQALVDADDDGVLCRTLQCWREHDGHGNACAQALGIHRNTLRYRLERIAELVGLERPRHDQLLLLGLGLDLLGWPKVDCANARMGGIEDAVR; encoded by the coding sequence ATGCTCGAACTCGACTCCACCCTGGCGCAGCACATCGTCGACCGCGCCATGGCCATCCTTCCGCACAACATCAATGTCATGGATGCCCAGGGCATGATCATCGGCAGCGGCGACCCGCTGCGCATTCACACCCGCCACGAGGGCGCCCAGCTGGTGTTGGCCAACCGCCGCGTGGTGGAGATCGACGAACAGGCCGCCGCCTGCCTGCGGGGCGTGCGCCCCGGGGTGAACCTGCCGCTGTTCCATGCCGAGCGACTGATCGGCGTGCTTGGTATCACCGGCGAGCCGGATACGGTGCGCCCTTATGCCGAACTGGTGCGCATGGCCGCGGAAATGCTGGTGGAGCAGCGCCAGCTGCAGGCCGAGCGGCACTGGCAGCGTCACCAGCTGGACGCCTGGCTGAACCAGCTCGCCGACCCACGGACCGACCTGGTGCAACTGGCCGCCGAGGCCGAGCGCATCGGCCTGCAACTGCCCTGGAGGCAGCAGGTCTGCGTGCTGGAGCTGATGGAGGAGGGCGACCCGGCGGAACGACGGGCGCGGGTCCTGGATGGGCTGGCCCGGCAGGGGATGCTGGGTGCGGCATTGTCCGCCCGTGAACTGATCTGCTGCCGGCCCTACAGCGCCGAGCGCGATGACGATACCTGGCTGGCCCAGGCCGACGAACGTGGCTGGGGCATCGCCCGCCTGTGCATCAGCGACCCCCAGGCCGGCATCGGTGACCTGCGCGAAGCCGCCCTGGCGACCCGGTCGCTGCATGCCTTCGCCCGTGCCTGCCGAGCGCAGCAGCGCATCTTCCACCTGGAGGAGCACCGGCTGTCGACGCTGCTGTTCAGCCAGCGCAGCAACTGGCTGCTACGGCGCTGGCTCGGCCCGCTGCAGGCGCTGGTCGATGCGGATGACGACGGCGTGCTGTGTCGCACCCTGCAGTGTTGGCGCGAGCACGATGGGCACGGCAATGCCTGTGCCCAGGCCCTCGGCATTCACCGCAACACCTTGCGCTACCGGCTGGAGCGCATCGCCGAACTGGTAGGGCTGGAGCGCCCGCGTCACGACCAGTTGCTGTTGCTCGGCCTGGGGCTGGACCTGCTGGGCTGGCCCAAGGTCGATTGTGCGAATGCACGGATGGGTGGCATCGAAGACGCTGTCCGTTAG
- a CDS encoding OmpA family protein, which yields MRTFSRAALLLLVGSVLSGCVSTSSTGDAPLNQGNWPLCSAIGGLAGGGLGAIESSAWAGGGAVAGAIVGGLICYAQDGDEDGDGVFDRRDTCPNTPAGTQVNHNGCPQKTYPAVVKAEEPAPEPAPQSEVIVLSDQGKVLFAFDSAELTSDAKSQLNEVATRLSDATTVSVKVVGHTDSVGSDTYNQGLSERRARSAADYLISQGVSAGKVTTEGLGESQPVADNGTDAGRAQNRRVEIHVAR from the coding sequence ATGAGAACCTTCTCACGGGCTGCTCTACTTCTTCTGGTCGGCAGTGTTCTCTCGGGTTGCGTCTCGACGTCCAGTACGGGCGACGCGCCGCTCAACCAGGGGAACTGGCCTCTTTGCAGTGCGATTGGCGGTCTGGCCGGCGGTGGGCTGGGCGCTATCGAGAGTTCCGCTTGGGCTGGTGGAGGTGCCGTTGCAGGTGCCATCGTCGGCGGTCTGATCTGTTACGCACAGGATGGCGACGAGGATGGTGACGGGGTCTTCGACCGCCGTGATACCTGCCCGAACACGCCGGCCGGTACACAGGTCAACCACAACGGTTGTCCGCAGAAGACCTACCCGGCCGTGGTCAAGGCCGAGGAACCCGCTCCCGAGCCCGCTCCACAGAGCGAGGTGATCGTGCTCAGCGACCAGGGCAAGGTGCTGTTCGCCTTCGATTCGGCCGAGCTCACCAGCGATGCCAAGTCGCAACTGAACGAAGTGGCCACGCGCCTGAGCGATGCCACCACGGTCAGCGTCAAGGTCGTGGGCCACACCGACAGCGTCGGTTCCGATACCTATAACCAGGGACTCTCGGAACGGCGTGCCAGGAGTGCGGCCGACTACCTGATCAGCCAGGGCGTTTCCGCAGGCAAGGTCACCACCGAGGGACTCGGCGAGAGCCAGCCGGTGGCGGACAACGGCACCGATGCCGGACGTGCGCAGAACCGTCGCGTGGAGATCCACGTCGCTCGTTGA
- a CDS encoding collagen-like protein, protein MRKLCLLALLASPVVLAESSVSVDANSLLKLPARVGSLSLDRVVVNDYGTLVIPASVTELRIGELLMGRDARIGIAPSDQPFSLVVRQGEIGTGGHITASGAAGSMKKPASAGRDLSLRLEQVRVDEITLDVRGGIGTPGYSGLAGADGDSGGCLWGSASRGHDGQNGGDGQAGGAGGHIRLEVPVDFPVEQVKVRLEGGAGGPAGEAGAAGAGGAAKGCLFYRTDAGGKGRPGQPGQPGSAGAAGRLDVVRIQ, encoded by the coding sequence ATGCGTAAGCTCTGCCTCCTGGCCTTGCTGGCCAGCCCCGTGGTCCTGGCTGAAAGCAGCGTCAGCGTCGACGCCAACAGCCTTCTCAAGCTTCCCGCCCGGGTCGGTTCCCTGAGCCTCGACCGCGTGGTGGTGAACGACTACGGCACCCTGGTGATCCCGGCCAGCGTCACCGAGCTGCGCATCGGCGAGTTGCTGATGGGGCGGGACGCGCGCATCGGCATCGCCCCCTCCGACCAGCCCTTCAGCCTCGTGGTGCGCCAGGGCGAGATCGGCACCGGCGGCCACATCACCGCGTCCGGCGCCGCCGGCAGCATGAAGAAGCCGGCCAGCGCAGGCCGCGACCTGAGCCTGCGCCTGGAGCAGGTGCGGGTGGACGAGATCACCCTGGATGTCCGTGGCGGCATCGGTACGCCCGGCTACAGCGGGCTCGCCGGTGCGGATGGCGATTCGGGCGGCTGCCTCTGGGGCAGCGCCAGCCGTGGCCATGACGGCCAGAACGGCGGCGACGGCCAGGCCGGGGGCGCGGGCGGCCACATCCGCCTGGAAGTGCCGGTGGATTTCCCTGTCGAACAGGTGAAGGTACGCCTGGAAGGCGGCGCCGGTGGCCCGGCGGGCGAGGCGGGGGCCGCGGGAGCGGGCGGAGCCGCCAAGGGCTGCCTGTTCTACCGCACCGATGCCGGCGGCAAGGGCCGTCCGGGGCAACCGGGCCAGCCGGGCAGCGCGGGGGCTGCCGGCCGGCTCGACGTGGTGCGCATCCAGTAG
- a CDS encoding serine hydrolase domain-containing protein: protein MQTQGYFDLRFEKVRDQFAALFDDPQERGAALCVQVGGETVLDLWAGVADKDGQEAWQTDTILNLFSCTKTFTAVAALQLVGEGKLELDVPVARYWPAFAAAGKERITLRQLLSHRAGLPAIRQPLPAEALYDWQAMTAALAAEEPWWTPGEEHGYAPITYGWLAGEVIRLADGRGPGESIAARIARPLGLDFHVGLDDAEFHRVAHIARAKGNLGDASAQRLLKCMMSEPTALSTRAFTNPPSIMTSTNKPEWRRMQQPAANGHGNARSLAGFYAGLLDGQLLDSALLAELTREHAVGDDRTLLTRTRFGLGCMLDQPDVANATYGMGRLAFGHPGAGGSIGFADPEREVAFGFVTNTLGPYVLMDPRAQLLARTFAECL, encoded by the coding sequence GTGCAGACCCAGGGTTACTTCGACTTGCGCTTCGAGAAGGTGCGCGACCAGTTCGCCGCGCTGTTCGACGATCCCCAGGAGCGCGGCGCCGCGCTCTGCGTCCAGGTGGGCGGCGAGACCGTGCTCGACCTCTGGGCCGGTGTCGCCGACAAGGACGGCCAGGAAGCCTGGCAGACCGACACCATCCTCAACCTGTTCTCCTGCACCAAGACCTTCACCGCCGTCGCCGCGCTGCAGCTGGTGGGCGAGGGCAAGCTCGAGCTGGACGTGCCCGTGGCCCGCTACTGGCCCGCGTTCGCCGCTGCCGGCAAGGAGCGCATCACCCTGCGCCAGCTGCTCTCCCACCGCGCCGGCTTGCCGGCGATCCGCCAGCCGCTGCCCGCAGAAGCCCTCTACGACTGGCAGGCGATGACCGCCGCGCTGGCCGCCGAGGAACCCTGGTGGACGCCGGGCGAGGAACACGGCTATGCCCCCATCACCTATGGCTGGCTGGCCGGCGAGGTGATCCGCCTGGCCGACGGGCGCGGCCCGGGCGAATCGATCGCCGCGCGCATCGCCCGCCCGCTGGGGCTGGATTTCCATGTCGGCCTGGATGACGCCGAGTTCCATCGCGTGGCCCATATCGCCCGCGCCAAAGGCAACCTGGGCGACGCCTCGGCCCAGCGCCTGCTCAAGTGCATGATGAGCGAGCCCACCGCCCTCAGTACCCGTGCCTTCACCAACCCGCCGTCGATCATGACCAGCACCAACAAGCCCGAATGGCGGCGCATGCAGCAGCCGGCGGCCAACGGCCACGGCAACGCCCGCAGCCTGGCGGGCTTCTACGCCGGCCTGCTGGACGGCCAGTTGCTCGACTCCGCGCTGCTCGCCGAGCTCACCCGCGAGCACGCCGTCGGCGACGACCGCACCCTGCTGACCCGTACCCGTTTCGGCCTGGGCTGCATGCTCGACCAGCCGGACGTGGCCAACGCCACCTACGGCATGGGCAGGCTCGCCTTCGGGCATCCCGGCGCCGGCGGCTCCATCGGTTTCGCCGATCCGGAACGCGAGGTCGCCTTCGGCTTCGTCACCAACACCCTCGGCCCCTATGTGCTGATGGACCCGCGCGCCCAGCTCCTGGCACGCACCTTCGCCGAGTGCCTGTAG